The window ATGCGGACCCTGTTGCGGTACCGGAATCGGGCATCGGCGCGGCGGCGGGCGACCCCTCCCCTGGCCCCTCCCCCAAGGGGAGGGGATTCGTACGATGTCAGCTTTCTTTTGCAGAGCAATCCCGGCGAAGGGAAAGCTGCGGCTGTCACACCCCTTCGATGACCCGGAAATCCCGCACCACGGCGCCCTCGAGGCGGTCGAGGGCGGCGGCGTAGGCGTCGCTCTCGCGGGCGGCGATGGCCTGGTCGTAGCTGTCGAACTCGATGACCACCGTGCGGTTGGCGAGGCCGGCCTCATAGGGCGTGACCTTGCCGCCCCGGACGAGGAAACGGCCGCCATGCTGCAGGACGGCCGGCCCGGCGAGTTCGGCATAGGAGGCCAGCGCGTCCGGATCCTTCACCTCGCGATAGCAGGAAACCCAATATCCCTTGGCCATCTTCTCCCCCCTTCGGTTCCGTTCGGTTCGCTCGAAACGACAGGCGGGGACGCCGCCCGGCCCGAACGTTGAGCGCGCAGGACAGGTCTTACCCCATCAGGCCCGGCAGCCAAAGCACGATTCCCGGAAACGCCAGCAGCACGCCGACGGTCGCGACGTCGGCGACGAAGAAGGGGCCGATGCCGCGGAACACGTCTTGCAGCGGCACTTCGAGAGAGCGGCCTTCCGCGTCGCGCAGGTCGCGGCTGACCCCGGCGACCACGAAACAGTTGAGCCCGATGGGCGGGGTGATCAGGCAGATCTCCGCCATCTTGACCACGATGATGCCGAACCAGACCGGATGATAGCCGAGCGCCTCGACCGCCGGGAACACCACCGGCAGGGTGAGGATCAGCATGCCGATCGCATCCATGAACATGCCGAGGATGGCGTAGGCGAGCAGGATGCAGATCATGATGACGATGGGCGGCATGTCCAGCGTCGTGACCCATTCGGCGAAGGAGGCCGGCAGGCCGGCGAAGCCGAGGAAGCGCACGAACAGGAACACGCCCCAGATCAGGGTGAAGATCATCGCCGTCAGCTTGGCGGTCTCCAGCAGCGCTTCCTTCAGCCGGCCGCCCATTTCGCCGACGGCCTTCTGCCGGAACGCCTCGAAGACGTAGATCGCGAACACGATGGCCGCGCCGAGCGCCGCCGCCTCCGTGGGCGTCGCCGTGCCGGTGTAGATCGCGCCGAAAATCACCAGGACGACGGCGAAGATCGGGAGGACGCCGGGGACGGTCGCCAGCTTCTCGCGCAGGGTGAATCCGGAGATTGGCCGGCCGAGCTGCGGCTTCCACAGGCACATGCCGATAATCAGCGCGGCGTAGATCAGCGCCGAGACAATGCCCGGCAGGAAGCCGCCGAGCAGCAGCTTGCCGACCGATTCCTCGACGATGATCGCGTAGATGACCAAAATCGCCGAGGGCGGGATCAGCGAGGCCAGCGTGCCGCCCGCCGCGACGACGCCGGCCGCCAGCTTGCGGTCATAGCCGTTCTTGAGCATGTCCGGGATCGCGACCCGGGAGAACACGGCCGCGGTGGCGGTCGACGCGCCGGAGACCGCGGCGAAACCGGCGGTCGCGAACACCGTCGCCACGGCGAGGCCGCCCGGCACCCAGCCGGCCCAGCGGCGCGCCGCCTCGAACAGCTTGCCGGTCATGCCGGCGTAGAAGGCGAGAAAGCCGATCAGGATGAACAGCGGCAGGACCGAGAGCGGATAGGTGATGGTCTTGGAATGGGGAATCGTGCCGGAAATCGCCGCCGCCACGTTCCAGCCGCGCAATTCCAGCAGGCCGAGAAAGCCGGTCAACGCCGCGGCGACGAAAACCCGGACGCCCAGCACCACCAGGACGATCAGGAAAACGACCGCGACGATGCCGGTATCGAACGGGTCGAGGCCGAGCATCAGGCGGTGCCCTCGATCTCGTCCCTGGCCTGTTCCTCGACCGTCTTGATGTGCGGCGCGCCGACCGGCGCCAGCGCCGGGTTTATGAACAGTCGCAGATAGGCGAAGAGCTGAATCCCGAAGCGCAGAAACAGCAAGGCGAGGAAGATCGGCACCGCCAGTTTGCCCGGCCAGGTCACCAGTTCGATGTCGATGGTGCTGTCGCCCAGTTCCCAGGCCCGGCCGAAGTGCTGGTAGGAATAGGGAATCAGGATCGCGACGATGATCATGCCGATGAGCACGCCGACCGCCTCGGCGAGCCACATCGACCGGCCCTTGAGGCGGCCGATCAGCAACTCCATCCGGACATGCCCGCCCATGCGCTGGAGCCAGGCGATGCCGAAAATGGCAAAGCCGATCATGCCGAACTCGACGATGTCGATATAGCCGAAGATCGGCGCGTTGAAGAGGCTGCGCAGGACGATCTGGATCATGCCCAGGATCATCAGGCCGAAGACCAGCGCCCCGCCGATCAGCGTTGAGACCAGTTCAATCGGCGCGAGCAGGCGGTCGGCCCGCCAGACCGCGCGGCCGAGCAGATCGTCCGGCGGCCCTGAGGCGTATTCCGGGCCGTATTCCGGCGCGTCCCCGATCATGGATTTACCGAAGAGGGAAAATGGCGCAGCCCGCCGCCCGCTCCCCGATCAGGGCGTGCGGACGGCGGGCTGCAAGCCTGTGTCGGAGACTATTCGTAGGTCTGGCCGACGGCGGCGAACATGGACTTCACGAGGCCGCGGGCGTCGAACTTGTCCTGGTTCTCCTTGATCCAGGCTTCGATGATCGGCCGGCCGCCCGCCTTGCGGAAGGCCGCAATCTGCGCGTCCGTATAGCGGACTTCCTTCAGCTTCTTCTTCAGCATCGGCAGGTTTTTCGCGTCCGCTTTCTTGTAGGCGTCGATCTGGGCCGCGATGACCGCTTCCTTCGAGTCTTCCAGCAGCTTCTTGTATTGCGCCGGCAGCTTGTTGTAGGCGCTGATCGAGAAGGTCAGCGGGCAGTCCGACGTGCCGGGCGACAGATTGATGGTGTACCAGTCGGCCAGTTCGTGGATCTTGTAGGCGACATGGGCGTAGGTGAAGGGGAAGGAGGCCGCCTGCATCGTGCCCTGCTGCATGCCGGTATAGACCTCGGTCGCCGTCGGCGTCGTCGGGGTCGCGCCCAGCACCTTCATCGCCCGGCCGAGGCCGCCGCCGGCCCGCACCGTCATGCCCTTCCAGTCGGCCAGCGCCACCGGGGGCTTGCCTTTGCCGAGCAGCTCATACTGCGGCAGGAAGGACGAGGTGTAGATCATGGCGTTCCAGCGCGCGAGCTGCTTGCCGACCGACGGATGGGCGTAGACCGCCTCGCGCACCTTGCGGTTGTCCTCCCAGGTCGCCATCGGCAGGAAGGGCAGGGCCAGCGCCATCAGCGCCGGGTTCTTCTTCGGATGGTAGAAGTTGCAGAACATCGCCCCTTCGAACGCGCCGATCTTGAGCCCGTCCAGGTTCTCGCGCGACTTTGACAGCGCCGCGCCGTAGTAGATTTTGAGCGTCCAGTTGCCGCCGGTCTTTGCGGCGAGAATGGCGGACAGCTTCTCGATCCCGGCGGTGAAGGCGCGCTTCTTGCCCCAGACCGAATAGTTCCAGGTCAGTTTCGGGCCGTTGACCTCGGCGGCCTGTGCCGGCGCCCAAGCCGATGTCAGGCCGAACGCCAGGCCGAACGCCAAGACTGGCGTGGCGCCGAGCGCGATGCTGCGGGTGCAAGTTTTCATGGACTTTCCTCCTGGCGGGTTGCCGGCCGGCTGCCCGGCCGGGCACATGATACCTCCCGTGAACCGATTTACGGTCCGTTGCGCGTACCGGGCCGAGCCTAGCGTTTTTCCCCGGTTTGCGGCAAGCGCCGCGCCATTTTGCCGACCAGGTTGTCGGCGACGCCCGGCCGGCTCCACGGACAAACGGCGAGGCAGATGCCGCAGGTCTCGTTCTCGACGAAATAGGGCAGGCACTTGTCGAAATCGACGTACCATTTCTCGGCGCCCCGCACTGTCTGCTTCTCCGGCGCGATGGCGTCCGGCGGGCAGGCCCGGGTGCAGACCTGGCAGCTCTGGCAGAACAGGTCGGCGCCGAAAATGTCCGGCGCATCGGGCGCTACCGGCAGATCGGTCGTAACCATCGAGAGCCGGAAATTGGCGCCGAAGCGGCGGTGGATCATCGAGCCGTGCTTGCCGAGCTCGCCCAGACCGGCCTCGATCGCCGCCGGGATCATCAGCACATCCTCGGTCATCGGGCCGGTCTTGGCTTCGGCGGGAAAGCCGCGCTCGCGAATCCAGTTGGCGAGCCGCTTGGCGGCGACGCCGGCGCGGCCGTACTGCGCCATGACCTCGATATAGGCGTCTTCGTGCGGCGCGCTGTTGAGCCGGTCGTATTCGTGGGCGAAGGCCATGACGACGACCCAGCGCCCGGCCGGCCGGGGCCGGTCGGTAAAGGTCCAGGATTCTTCATATTCGCAGATGCCGGCGTCGTCCGCCCCGGCGTCCCGCGCCGCCCGCTTGACGGCGTCGCTCCAGCCGCCGGCCGGTTCGGGCGCCGGTGCCGGCGCGACCGGGCTGTCGGCGTATGCGGCGGCGCGCTGGCGGTATTTGCGCGCCTCGCGGA is drawn from Rhodospirillaceae bacterium and contains these coding sequences:
- the dctP gene encoding TRAP transporter substrate-binding protein DctP, which translates into the protein MKTCTRSIALGATPVLAFGLAFGLTSAWAPAQAAEVNGPKLTWNYSVWGKKRAFTAGIEKLSAILAAKTGGNWTLKIYYGAALSKSRENLDGLKIGAFEGAMFCNFYHPKKNPALMALALPFLPMATWEDNRKVREAVYAHPSVGKQLARWNAMIYTSSFLPQYELLGKGKPPVALADWKGMTVRAGGGLGRAMKVLGATPTTPTATEVYTGMQQGTMQAASFPFTYAHVAYKIHELADWYTINLSPGTSDCPLTFSISAYNKLPAQYKKLLEDSKEAVIAAQIDAYKKADAKNLPMLKKKLKEVRYTDAQIAAFRKAGGRPIIEAWIKENQDKFDARGLVKSMFAAVGQTYE
- a CDS encoding 4Fe-4S dicluster domain-containing protein, with product MAGTSTAAAAWAPSPEQAAVWPEVSGNAINGLGEAAFGPPRPVFWRDDGHSIEHTGVLRFFYDRYRDNANIREARKYRQRAAAYADSPVAPAPAPEPAGGWSDAVKRAARDAGADDAGICEYEESWTFTDRPRPAGRWVVVMAFAHEYDRLNSAPHEDAYIEVMAQYGRAGVAAKRLANWIRERGFPAEAKTGPMTEDVLMIPAAIEAGLGELGKHGSMIHRRFGANFRLSMVTTDLPVAPDAPDIFGADLFCQSCQVCTRACPPDAIAPEKQTVRGAEKWYVDFDKCLPYFVENETCGICLAVCPWSRPGVADNLVGKMARRLPQTGEKR
- a CDS encoding TRAP transporter small permease yields the protein MIGDAPEYGPEYASGPPDDLLGRAVWRADRLLAPIELVSTLIGGALVFGLMILGMIQIVLRSLFNAPIFGYIDIVEFGMIGFAIFGIAWLQRMGGHVRMELLIGRLKGRSMWLAEAVGVLIGMIIVAILIPYSYQHFGRAWELGDSTIDIELVTWPGKLAVPIFLALLFLRFGIQLFAYLRLFINPALAPVGAPHIKTVEEQARDEIEGTA
- a CDS encoding DUF1330 domain-containing protein, translated to MAKGYWVSCYREVKDPDALASYAELAGPAVLQHGGRFLVRGGKVTPYEAGLANRTVVIEFDSYDQAIAARESDAYAAALDRLEGAVVRDFRVIEGV
- a CDS encoding TRAP transporter large permease gives rise to the protein MLGLDPFDTGIVAVVFLIVLVVLGVRVFVAAALTGFLGLLELRGWNVAAAISGTIPHSKTITYPLSVLPLFILIGFLAFYAGMTGKLFEAARRWAGWVPGGLAVATVFATAGFAAVSGASTATAAVFSRVAIPDMLKNGYDRKLAAGVVAAGGTLASLIPPSAILVIYAIIVEESVGKLLLGGFLPGIVSALIYAALIIGMCLWKPQLGRPISGFTLREKLATVPGVLPIFAVVLVIFGAIYTGTATPTEAAALGAAIVFAIYVFEAFRQKAVGEMGGRLKEALLETAKLTAMIFTLIWGVFLFVRFLGFAGLPASFAEWVTTLDMPPIVIMICILLAYAILGMFMDAIGMLILTLPVVFPAVEALGYHPVWFGIIVVKMAEICLITPPIGLNCFVVAGVSRDLRDAEGRSLEVPLQDVFRGIGPFFVADVATVGVLLAFPGIVLWLPGLMG